The following coding sequences are from one Nicotiana tabacum cultivar K326 chromosome 1, ASM71507v2, whole genome shotgun sequence window:
- the LOC107814781 gene encoding protein KINASE OF THE OUTER CHLOROPLAST MEMBRANE 1-like: MAGKAVVKQPISAFDFEIVEGVSDNLTTVVASSSQSSPWIDPATIKLRHRIGRGLFGDVWLATRHQTTADYDEYHEVAVKMLHPMKEENINVVLDRLGNLFTQCQELKHICWLQGLSVINGKLCIVMKFYEGSVGDKMARAKEGKLSLRDVIRYGTDLARGIMELHSKEILILNLKPYNFLLNENDHAILGDIGIPYLLLGVPLLSSDMSTRLGTPNYMAPEQWQPEVRGPISFETDSWGFGCSIVEMLTGSQPWSGKSVDEIFKSIVKRQEKPHIPGGLPPAVESVIVGCFEYDFRNRPLMGDILHAFLSSQEAAYGDEGWRDPGSRVNLDKLSGSGYSKWLVLKDQLQIGDTVRSRKPPNSCKPENMEVPGGTIVGMERDTERNGFVLVRVHGIHDPLRVHGSTLERVTFGLAAGDWVRLKANGKKHSSVGILHSIDRDGSVAVAFIGLETFWKGNCSELQMAEAYCAGQFVRLKPDIFSPRFEWPRKRGGDWATGRICQVLPNGCLLVNFPGMLVFGDENSSFLADPAEVEIVSFNACPGIVKKYQHLEDFHWAVRPLLIALGLFTAMKLGLFVGKKVRRSKVKTGRNPVIPFEGQQGDAQNASNAAWLPPKVANIIFREGASVTTTSR, encoded by the exons ATGGCTGGGAAAGCTGTGGTTAAGCAGCCAATATCTGCATTCGACTTTGAGATTGTTGAAGGTGTTTCCGATAACCTTACAACTGTTGTGGCATCTTCTAGCCAGAGTAGCCCATGGATTGACCCTGCAACTATTAAACTTAGACATAGAATTGGAAGGGGTCTATTTGGGGATGTTTGGTTAGCAACTCGTCACCAAACCACTGCAGATTATGACGAGTATCATGAAGTAGCTGTGAAGATGTTGCATCCTATGAAGGAGGAGAACATCAATGTTGTCTTAGATCGGCTGGGAAATTTGTTTACTCAGTGTCAAGAACTAAAACATATTTGCTGGCTTCAGGGGCTGTCTGTGATAAATGGAAAG CTATGCATTGTTATGAAGTTCTATGAAGGTTCTGTTGGTGATAAAATGgctcgtgcaaaagaaggaaagctGTCCTTGCGAGATGTTATAAG GTATGGGACTGATCTTGCTCGTGGGATAATGGAGCTACACTCGAAGGAGATCTTGATTCTTAACCTTAAACCTTATAATTTCCTTTTGAATGAAAATGATCATGCAATTTTGGGGGATATTGGGATTCCTTATCTGCTTCTTGGAGTTCCTTTGTTGAGTTCAGATATGTCAACAAGACTTGGCACCCCAAATTACATGGCTCCAGAACAATGGCAGCCAGAAGTTAGGGGTCCCATATCTTTTGAGACAGATTCATGGGGATTCGGTTGCAGCATTGTGGAGATGCTGACTGGTTCTCAGCCATGGAGTGGTAAATCAGTTGATGAAATATTTAAATCTATTGTAAAGAGACAAGAGAAACCACATATTCCTGGAGGCCTCCCTCCTGCGGTTGAAAGTGTCATAGTTGGTTGTTTTGAGTATGATTTCAGGAATCGCCCTCTGATGGGAGACATATTGCATGCATTTCTAAG TTCACAGGAAGCAGCTTATGGCGATGAGGGATGGAGAGACCCGGGGAGTCGGGTTAACTTGGACAAATTAAGTGGAAGTGGCTATAGCAAGTGGTTGGTCCTAAAGGATCAGCTTCAAATTGGAGACACTGTGAGATCCAGGAAGCCACCAAACTCATGTAAACCTGAAAACATGGAGGTACCAGGCGGTACCATTGTTGGCATGGAACGAGATACGGAACGAAATGGATTTGTGCTGGTGAGGGTGCATGGAATCCATGATCCTCTTAGAGTTCATGGATCGACATTGGAGCGGGTGACATTTGGCTTGGCTGCAGGAGATTGGGTACGTTTGAAGGCGAACGGTAAGAAACATTCATCGGTAGGCATCCTTCACTCCATTGATCGTGATGGAAGTGTAGCTGTTGCATTCATAGGTTTGGAGACCTTTTGGAAGGGTAACTGCTCCGAGCTTCAGATGGCAGAAGCTTACTGTGCTGGACAGTTTGTAAGGCTGAAGCCTGATATCTTCAGTCCGCGCTTTGAATGGCCCCGAAAGAGAGGTGGTGACTGGGCAACAGGTAGAATTTGTCAGGTGCTACCTAATGGGTGTCTTCTTGTGAACTTTCCTGGTATGCTGGTGTTTGGTGATGAAAATAGCAGCTTTTTGGCTGATCCAGCGGAAGTTGAAATCGTTTCTTTTAACGCTTGCCCTGGTATTGTGAAGAAGTATCAACACCTTGAGGACTTCCACTGGGCTGTTAGACCACTGTTGATTGCGTTAGGCCTATTTACTGCTATGAAGCTTGGCCTTTTTGTTGGCAAGAAAGTCAGGAGATCAAAGGTGAAGACGGGACGCAACCCGGTGATACCCTTTGAAGGTCAACAAGGGGATGCTCAAAATGCTAGCAATGCAGCATGGCTTCCGCCAAAGGTGGCAAATATCATATTCAGAGAAGGGGCTAGTGTAACAACCACCTCTAGGTAG